CTTCATGTTGCAGCGGCATCTGAAGGTGACGGGCCTGTCCACCGGGGGCGCGACGTTTTCACGGTTTTTGTTCTCGGCCCCGCTGGTGGCGGTGATCGCGCTTGGCTACGGCGCGGTGCGGGGGCTGGAGTTTCCGGCACTCGGCCCGCGCTTCTGGGTGGCGGCAACCCTCGGGGGCACGGCGCAGATTTTCGCGACCATGTGCGTCGTGGCGCTCTTTGCCCATCGCAGCTTCGCCATCGGGATCACCTTCAAGAAGACCGAGGTGATGCTGACCGCGCTGATCGGGTTCGTGGTGCTGGGGGAAGCGGTCAGCCTCGGCGCGGCGCTGGCCATCGCCATCGGCTTCGTGGGCGTGGTGATCCTGTCGGATCCGCCCGAGGCGGTGGGCGACTGGCGGCGGCTGTTCAACCGGGGCGCGGCGCTCGGGCTGGCCTCCGGCGCGCTGTTCGGGGTGTCGGCGATCGGATACCGCGCGGCCTCGCTGGAGATTGCCAGCGACGATGTGTTCCAGCGCGCCAGTGTCACCCTGATGTGCGTCACGGCGTTTCAGACCGCGCTCATGGCCGGCTACCTCGCCTGGCGCGAACGGGGCGAGATCACTCGGGTCGTCGCCTCCTGGCGGGTCTCGACCCTGGTGGGGCTGTCGTCGCTGGCCGGATCGCTGGCGTGGTTCACCGCCTTCACCCTGCAGAACGCGGCCTATGTGAAGGCGCTGGGGCAGGTGGAGCTTGTGTTTTCCTTCCTCGCCACCACCTTCGTGTTCCGCGAGAAGACCACTGGGCGGGAGGTTCTGGGCGTCGCGGCCATCGTGGCGAGCGTGCTGGTACTGGTGCTGACGCTTTGACTTGCGCGCACCGGGCGGCACAGCCACCCTCGGCGCGCAGGAGGGGCGGGTATGGACAGAACGGCAGCGATCATCGGCAGCGGCAGGATCGGGAGCGGGTGGGCCGCGCGGTTTCTCTTGTTCGGCTGGCATGTGCGGGTTTTCGATGCGGACCCGGGGGCGCAGGCGCGGCTGACGCAGGTGATCGAGGCGGCCCGGACGAGCCTGCTGGGGCTCTATGATACGCCCCTGCCCCCACCCGGACGGCTCAGCCAGCACGGGAGCATCGCCGAGGCCGTGGCGGGCGCGGTCTGGGTGCAGGAGAGTGTGCCCGAGGACCTGTCCCTGAAACGGGAGGTCGTGCGGGAGGTGCAGGCCCATGGCCCGGAGGCGATCGTCGCCTCCGCCGCCTCGGACATCCCGCTGGAGGCATTGCGAGAGGGCGCCGCCCGCCCGGAGCGGGTCGTGATCGCGCGGGCGGTCGCGCCGGTCTACCTGCTGCCGCCGGTGGTGCTCGAGGCGCGCGATGCCGCCTGCGG
The Dinoroseobacter shibae DFL 12 = DSM 16493 genome window above contains:
- a CDS encoding DMT family transporter, which translates into the protein MALWIPVTIFAAFAQNLRFMLQRHLKVTGLSTGGATFSRFLFSAPLVAVIALGYGAVRGLEFPALGPRFWVAATLGGTAQIFATMCVVALFAHRSFAIGITFKKTEVMLTALIGFVVLGEAVSLGAALAIAIGFVGVVILSDPPEAVGDWRRLFNRGAALGLASGALFGVSAIGYRAASLEIASDDVFQRASVTLMCVTAFQTALMAGYLAWRERGEITRVVASWRVSTLVGLSSLAGSLAWFTAFTLQNAAYVKALGQVELVFSFLATTFVFREKTTGREVLGVAAIVASVLVLVLTL